Proteins encoded within one genomic window of Jiangella mangrovi:
- a CDS encoding TrmH family RNA methyltransferase, translating to MSGAKTKPRELRAQRRRTRHGCWDHLVIAPLWVAYDANLGTLLRTCDAIGACSAVPRTPHYTSALQTGDTLRGRRPCVHWVAPSKEGWLDEQHAAGKRIVAVELAHDATPLTRLAPARRPTVVLLGHEHHGVPDDVLARVDECVEIPMVGWGASLNVAVAGSLVAYRLAGLS from the coding sequence GTGAGCGGTGCGAAGACCAAGCCGCGCGAACTGCGCGCCCAACGCCGCCGTACCCGGCACGGATGCTGGGATCATCTCGTCATCGCTCCCCTGTGGGTGGCCTACGACGCCAACCTCGGCACTCTGTTGCGCACCTGCGACGCGATCGGCGCGTGTAGTGCGGTGCCACGGACACCGCACTACACGTCTGCATTGCAGACCGGGGACACGCTGCGCGGCCGAAGGCCGTGCGTCCATTGGGTCGCGCCCAGCAAGGAAGGCTGGCTCGACGAGCAACACGCGGCGGGCAAGCGCATCGTCGCGGTCGAGCTCGCTCACGACGCGACACCACTCACGCGGCTCGCGCCGGCCCGCAGACCGACCGTCGTCCTGCTCGGCCACGAGCACCACGGCGTTCCCGACGACGTCCTCGCTCGAGTCGACGAGTGTGTTGAGATTCCCATGGTCGGCTGGGGAGCGAGCCTGAACGTCGCGGTGGCGGGAAGCCTCGTCGCCTACCGGCTCGCGGGGCTCTCCTGA
- the argS gene encoding arginine--tRNA ligase: MTVVAIKGQVEAAVKAALTRVLPAELADTDPVVRRSDRADFQANAALAVAKRVGRPPRDIAGDIAGHIDGCTAEVSGPGFVNITVPDQVVWSAVTDRLADARLGVASPCTDERVVVDYSAPNVAKEMHVGHLRSSVIGDALVRVLAHLGADVTRQNHIGDWGTQFGMLIQYLDEHTDVTWRGHGAETMSALDALYKAARAEFEADPAFADRSRTRVVALQAGDEPTVTVWRDLVAESEQAFEAIYARLGILLDDGDFDGESRYNNALPGIVDELLSTGVAVESDGAIVVFIDGVAGPDGDPVPLIVRKKDGGYGYAATDLATIRLRVEEYKADRILYVVDARQALHFTMVFDTARRVGWLPETVHTEHVQFGTVLGKNGRPFKTRSGKAVRLADLLDDAEAAVRTVLQTRDHDFSETELNAIVHAAGTAAIKYADLSNTRTKDYVFDVDQMVATTGNTGVYLQYAYARVRSILRKATGRIAAAGRPAVDATLPLHSAERALALSLDGFEASLRDVADTLEPHRLCGYLYDLATTFTKFYDACPVTSAEGTVRTNRISLCELTGRTLATGLGLLGIDAPERI, encoded by the coding sequence GTGACCGTCGTCGCAATCAAGGGCCAGGTAGAGGCGGCCGTCAAGGCCGCCCTGACCCGGGTGCTGCCTGCTGAGCTGGCCGACACCGACCCGGTGGTCCGACGATCCGACCGCGCCGATTTCCAGGCCAACGCTGCCCTTGCCGTCGCCAAGAGGGTCGGCCGGCCACCACGTGACATCGCCGGCGACATCGCCGGACACATTGACGGCTGCACGGCAGAGGTCTCCGGCCCCGGATTCGTCAACATCACCGTGCCCGACCAGGTCGTATGGTCGGCTGTCACCGACAGGCTCGCAGACGCGCGGCTGGGCGTCGCGAGCCCATGCACCGACGAACGGGTCGTCGTCGACTACTCAGCGCCGAACGTGGCCAAGGAGATGCACGTAGGACACCTGCGCAGCTCGGTGATCGGCGACGCCCTCGTGCGCGTCCTCGCCCACCTCGGGGCGGACGTCACCCGGCAGAATCACATCGGGGACTGGGGCACCCAGTTCGGCATGCTCATCCAGTACCTCGACGAGCACACCGACGTCACTTGGCGCGGCCACGGCGCCGAGACGATGTCGGCTCTCGACGCCCTGTACAAGGCGGCTCGCGCCGAGTTCGAGGCGGACCCCGCGTTCGCGGACCGGTCTCGCACCCGCGTCGTCGCACTCCAGGCGGGCGATGAGCCCACTGTCACCGTTTGGCGCGACCTCGTGGCCGAGTCCGAGCAGGCCTTCGAGGCCATCTATGCCCGCCTCGGCATCCTGCTCGACGACGGCGACTTCGACGGCGAGTCCCGCTACAACAACGCTCTTCCCGGAATCGTCGATGAACTGCTCTCCACAGGTGTCGCGGTCGAGTCCGATGGCGCGATCGTCGTCTTCATCGACGGGGTCGCTGGCCCTGATGGCGACCCCGTGCCGCTCATAGTCCGCAAGAAGGACGGCGGTTACGGATACGCAGCCACTGACCTCGCCACGATCCGCCTGCGCGTAGAGGAGTACAAGGCGGATCGCATCCTGTACGTCGTGGACGCGCGTCAGGCGCTGCACTTCACCATGGTGTTCGACACCGCCCGGAGAGTCGGCTGGCTCCCCGAGACCGTGCACACCGAGCACGTCCAGTTCGGCACGGTCCTCGGCAAAAACGGCAGACCGTTCAAGACCCGCTCCGGCAAGGCCGTCCGGCTCGCGGACCTGCTGGACGACGCCGAGGCGGCAGTCCGCACGGTCCTGCAGACGCGGGACCACGACTTCTCTGAGACCGAACTGAACGCGATCGTGCACGCGGCAGGCACAGCGGCGATCAAGTACGCGGACCTGTCCAACACCCGCACCAAAGACTACGTGTTCGACGTTGACCAAATGGTCGCCACCACCGGCAACACTGGCGTCTACCTCCAGTACGCCTACGCCCGCGTGCGTTCCATCCTGCGCAAGGCCACCGGACGGATCGCCGCCGCAGGGCGACCTGCCGTGGACGCAACACTGCCGCTGCATTCCGCCGAACGGGCACTTGCCCTGTCCCTGGACGGGTTCGAGGCAAGCCTGCGCGACGTGGCCGACACGCTCGAGCCCCACCGCCTGTGCGGGTACCTGTACGACCTGGCCACCACGTTCACCAAGTTCTACGACGCCTGCCCGGTCACAAGCGCCGAAGGCACCGTACGCACCAACCGAATCTCGCTGTGTGAGCTGACCGGCCGCACCCTGGCCACCGGCCTCGGCCTGCTCGGCATCGATGCGCCCGAACGCATCTGA
- a CDS encoding nucleotidyltransferase domain-containing protein: MTSVPVLSTLPALAGAGALLKTLPGVRFAVAYGSHARGRASARSDLDLLYVFDEQPAPDTIRYLVARVLRLHAAHGLTLDSEVAYAIKLWTTRGELHDALSLAGFTTAGGEIVISTVPTDPAYLNSPRFKARLILNALTSPHVFLGGDGHAHQRAARAAIGALTRLAVLTVGRPSAHELHELAAGLISDPVTGASGQDWLGYQDHDGPHLYALLAAHLHGRHRRAQTLHRGSRKPALSDSD, from the coding sequence GTGACCTCCGTACCGGTGCTGTCCACGCTGCCCGCGCTGGCCGGCGCTGGAGCGCTCCTCAAGACCCTGCCGGGAGTCAGATTTGCCGTCGCATACGGCTCCCACGCCCGGGGCCGGGCATCGGCCAGGTCTGACCTGGATCTGCTGTACGTCTTCGACGAGCAGCCCGCGCCCGACACGATCCGTTACCTTGTCGCCCGCGTCCTGCGCTTGCACGCCGCGCACGGCCTCACTCTGGACAGCGAGGTTGCCTACGCCATAAAGCTCTGGACCACTCGCGGCGAGCTCCACGACGCGCTTAGCCTGGCAGGGTTCACCACAGCCGGTGGCGAGATCGTCATCTCGACCGTGCCGACCGACCCCGCCTACCTCAATTCCCCGCGATTCAAGGCCAGACTGATCCTCAACGCTCTCACCAGTCCGCACGTGTTCCTCGGCGGCGATGGCCATGCACACCAGCGAGCAGCCCGCGCAGCGATTGGAGCACTCACCCGGCTCGCAGTTCTCACCGTGGGCCGCCCGAGTGCCCACGAATTACATGAGCTCGCCGCCGGCCTGATCTCGGACCCGGTCACCGGAGCGAGCGGTCAAGACTGGCTCGGTTACCAGGATCATGACGGTCCGCATCTGTACGCACTACTCGCTGCCCACCTGCACGGGAGACACAGACGTGCACAGACACTTCATCGCGGGTCGCGAAAGCCTGCACTGAGCGATTCGGACTGA
- a CDS encoding class I SAM-dependent DNA methyltransferase, whose amino-acid sequence MTGTLPFRAVYHTPDVYDRVLLPHWFDGAEDTGHVRALMHRCYGPAPASGRMRILELGCGTGRVTAALAPYASSLHGVDSGAPMLDVFRTRYPLATTQLADIAAAVECLHADGERFDIVGAFWSLSYPIGDCFEDLTTDGIRPRPDLAAGVADAKVLVRKIVDLLAHGGHLIALFFDSDAPEQRVVTRAWERIAPFPGTGRGFGRETLLAALRDAEEDGLGRLTHFRTGGLSVAPDPPTAIDWFTIVHLKSMPALVDDPDIRAEIEAFVHQHTIDDGRVLLPTGMHLIDFWRTPRTSHLPNDSAGTRGVDP is encoded by the coding sequence ATGACCGGCACCCTGCCGTTTCGCGCCGTATACCATACCCCGGACGTCTATGACCGAGTCCTGCTGCCGCACTGGTTCGACGGCGCCGAGGACACCGGCCATGTCCGCGCGTTGATGCATCGCTGCTATGGTCCCGCCCCCGCGTCCGGTCGAATGCGGATCCTGGAGCTCGGCTGCGGCACCGGCCGCGTCACCGCAGCCCTGGCGCCCTACGCGTCGTCGCTGCACGGCGTGGACTCCGGCGCGCCGATGCTCGATGTGTTCCGGACTCGATACCCGCTCGCGACCACCCAGCTCGCAGACATCGCGGCCGCGGTCGAGTGCCTGCATGCAGATGGTGAGCGTTTCGACATCGTCGGCGCGTTCTGGTCCCTGTCGTACCCGATCGGGGATTGTTTCGAGGACCTCACCACGGACGGCATCCGGCCCCGCCCCGACCTCGCGGCCGGTGTCGCGGATGCCAAGGTACTCGTTCGCAAGATTGTCGATCTCCTGGCCCACGGCGGGCACCTGATCGCTCTGTTCTTCGACTCCGACGCCCCAGAACAGCGGGTCGTCACCCGCGCATGGGAACGCATCGCACCTTTCCCCGGCACCGGCCGCGGCTTCGGGCGCGAGACCCTGCTCGCCGCGCTCCGCGACGCCGAGGAAGACGGCCTCGGACGTCTCACCCATTTCCGCACCGGTGGCCTGTCCGTGGCGCCCGACCCGCCGACCGCGATCGACTGGTTCACGATCGTCCACCTGAAGTCCATGCCCGCCCTTGTCGATGACCCGGACATCCGCGCCGAGATCGAGGCTTTCGTCCATCAACACACCATCGACGACGGCCGAGTCCTGCTGCCCACCGGGATGCACCTGATCGACTTCTGGCGTACACCGCGCACCAGCCACCTGCCGAACGACAGTGCAGGCACGCGGGGGGTGGACCCGTGA